Below is a window of Conger conger chromosome 16, fConCon1.1, whole genome shotgun sequence DNA.
TAGCCAATAAGGATTCCCATGGTATCGCTTTAGGGTATagagctcactggatgttttctgttttttgcactcatctctgcaaactctagactgttaatcccaggagatcagctgtttgagatattgagaatgtttgtctgtcaccaacaatcattccacgttcaaagtcccttagatctcatttcttccccattctgacatttggtctgaaaaacagcttaacctcttgaccatgtctgcattgcTTCattgccacatgattagctgagtaaatatttgcattaccgagctggtgcacaggtctaccattacattattggcgtttggcagacgctcttatccagagcgacgtacagttgattagactaagcaggagacaatcttcccctggagcaatgcagggttaagggccttgctcaagggctacaccgggattagaaccaccgaccttgcgcgtcccagtcatgtaccttaaccactacactacagacctaCCGAATAAAGTCTTGATTCAACAAGTTAGAAAATTGCTCATTTCCACGATTATGTTAAGCGACTGTTGACTACCGAATGGGGAACATCAGAAAATTGGAATAAAGAGAGACAAGTGGGCAATAAAAGTGCTTGTGTAACTTGGGACACTCCGCATTTAACGACCACAATGACATACGACAACCCGCGAGTTAAAGTGGGGGTTTGCTTCCTCCTATCTATAACCCGAAACCTGACCGTATAAATGATGCCTCGACGCGAGGCTTCAAGGAAAACTGACACATGTACTTGACACACGCCTCTGGGCCTCTATATCCATGCAaagccattttatattttaatgccCCAAGAGTGagtaaaaattacatttttactagTCACAAGAAGAAATCAAGATAtctataattacattttaattagtcATAATTCAATTTTTTACTGAGTAAGAATTTGATTTTTACTGGTCATAATTCATTTAATTGACTTGCATTTCACTCTCTCATATCcgcaattcaattcaaactgTAGATGggacattaaaacaaaaaacatcttgcCATACTTTATCATTGGTAACAGCACTACTAAAAGCGGTGAAGAGGACTGTAGACTCATTACCTCTATTAGGGCCTTCTGGACCATAATCTGGCTGTATACTCTGGCGCCCTCCTCTGGTACGACCGCGCGCAACTCCTCTTTATTGAGGGAGAACAGCTGCGCTCCGGTCAGCACTCCCAAACAGTCCACCGTCCTGAGGAAGAGAGCGTTTGTGCTGTTATACGAGTCCCTTTCCCATCAATACACACTTCAGTTCACATAAATGATATAAACACGATTTTGGCACAAATAATCTTATCGATGATCCTTTTACCACTACAATAGGTAGTATttatgtgttaaaacattgttacaagaccattgtaaatcccttcctgtcattgaaaaaggttcactgacatgttgactcaccctctgcctgtgtttatagtccttaaattcgggtttcaaaatatagagttgacggaccgacacctgtgtacagctgcacaataattcaagctcattggttgaaaaatgccacagccaatggcgtttcaacgtcagcacgttcacagagaagggggaggggtaaacagtgttgtggtttgagggtgtttgttgctgcaattcctctcttgacccatagaagtccgaaattacctattgtaccttcattCATTGAACTGAATCATCTAACACTAAGCCTTTCAGTGTAGCACGGAAGAAGTGCACCTGTACTGAGCGATATTACATCTGAAATGTACTAggacaggtgaggtgagttaactgtgcgaTCAGCTGCTTTAAACATACCGCGTAGCACTGAGTCATGGTGTAAACCTGCAGACCACCTGGCTGTTTGGGGCCCCTGTGCCAGGTTTTTGGACCCTGTTTCGAGGATACTCACGTCTTGCTGAAGCCCTTCCCGCTCAACCACTCAGCCACCTCGGGCGACGGGGAGTGGTAGTCCAGGGGAGCGGAGGTGTCACTGGTCCGGGGGATGACCATGGGGCGTGGAGAGCCAGCCTTCCCGTTGGTGAGTCTCTGTAAGAGCTCGTCGTTCACCACCATCACTAACGCCAAGAAAACAGAGTTCATCAGACACTTACGTCCCGTGTAAAGCACAGGATGTGGTATATTTGCGTCGTGCCTCTTTCTTCAACATGTACAGTCTCTTGATCACATTCTCTATTgttcacacacagctccacactcaTCTCTGCATAGACCATCCCACATGCTGGGAATTCTACACACTCTGTTACTCACAAGTAACGGCACGCACTATGTAATTCACATGGAATGCCACTGTGTTATTCACACAGAATGCCACACTTATTCACAGGGAATGTTCTTCTGTCTGACTCATTACCTCTGTCACCGTCCTCCCCAGTGGGTGTCCCTGGGAAACTTTGGGAGTTCATAGCTGTGGGACTGGAGCTGATGTAGGAGGGACTGGGAAGGTTGTAGGCAAAGCTTGTGTTTATCAGGGGAGACAGAGCGGACTTCTGTTCATGACAGGAGAGAGGGGATATGAAGGAAAATGGTCAGGTTAGCAGTTCTTACATGAATTCCTTACATTAATAcaggtgtgtttttgtttgtgtgctaGTGTGCAGGACAGGGAGCTAGTTTAGATggcgtgtttttgtgtgtgagtgtgcatggcTGGGAGCTAGTTTGAATTGTGTGTTTTCGTGTGTGTGAACGCACAGGACTGGGAGCTAGTTTGGATTGCGTGTTTTTGTGCGTGAACGCGCAGGACTGGGAGCTAGTTtggattgtgtgtttgtgtgtgtgaacgcgCAGGAATGGGAGCTAGTTTGGATTGCGTGTTTTCGTGTGAGTGTGCAGGGCTGGGACCTTGGATGGCACGTGTGTGAGAGCGCTGGCTTTGTGCGCGCCGTTCTTCACGGCAGAGAGCGGCTCCAGGATGTTGAAGGGCACAAAGCCGATCTGATCGTAACGATTACGACATTTCCACCAGCGCTTTGATGACTCGATCACCTGTCGGGGAGGCAAACAAGACTTTTCAGCACTTCTGAGGATGGCCAGGCCAGCTTATTTATCATCCTTTCGCAATAAATCTACACAACAGGTGTTCTAATCTTAACATGTACAAGAAATGCTAGATCCAAGAGAAATGCAGAAGAATGTTGGACGGGGTCAGCGAGGGGATTATCACCTCCACAGTTTCTCCCTGGAGCACGGAGAGTTCGCTGCTGTTTCGAGCCACAAAGTCATAGCTGCAGCTGTACACCCTTTCACCTTCAGGGGGCAGACTTGAGCTCTCCCTGACAGAAAACAACAAGCCCACCAAAATGGATCAAAACCAACACACTGCAACAGCCGTGCTGCACTCGCTGGACATAAAATTACGaaacattacgttacattattggcatttggcagacgctcttatccagagcgatgtacaacaaagtgcatacccataaccagggttaagtgcgctgaaagaccctagagggaagtacaatttcaactgcgaAACGTCCTCGCCTTGCTCAGGTTGTGACTATTCCTATGGAAAGCAGTCATGAATGCTCCTGGGGGAGCAATCATTCGCttgcaaagaagtggaatgttatacaatggccaagtcaatcacctgacctgaatccgattgaacatgcatttcacttgctgaagacaaaactgaagagaaaatgccccaagaataagcaggaactgaagacagttgcattagagacctggcagagcatcactagggatgaaacccagcgtctggtgatgtctatgcgttccagacttcaggctgtaattgactgcaaaggatttgcaaccaagtattaaaaagtgaaagtttgatttatgattgttagtttgtcccattacttttggtcccttaaaaagtgggaggaacatatacaaactgttgtaattcctacactgttcacctgatttggatgtaaataccctcaaattgaagctgaaagtctgcagttaaagcatatcttgtttcatttaaaatccattgcggtggtgtatagagccaaaaagaggagaattgtgtcgatgtcccaatatttatggacctgactgtatgtgagCCAATCACCAGGCTTTACCGTGGAGAGGCAATTATGAAGTCAGTGGCTGACAGCCAATTATAGCTCTCCAATTATGTGGTGCCCATAgagtttgtctgttcatctttACTTTGTGTGAGTTGTGGGGTCAGTGacttttcataaaataaaaataaataaataaatacattaaaaaaaatatgtggttcataAAGCCTCCCGTCTCTATCTGGAATAATAACTGCTATGCGGTCATTGCAATGAACATATGGTATACCACTCAGATGAACTGAATAAATACCCTCACATTAGAAGGTACAGGCTAAAGTTTCAGCATAGATCATGTACAGCGCATGGCTGACGGGAGAACTCTCTCAGCCTGTATGGGGGACACACTGCTAGAGATTAGCAAGGCAGACTACTGAAAACTTACATTTCATCGCTGGAATGgcctctgtgtttgtgctgggcaTCTGACTGCTCCGgggagtggagggagagagaacattcTGGTAAATTGCTTTTATCTTGTGAGACCTAAAACATGAGCCTTGTCCTACCAATGGGTGCAAGGCAAGCCCCCAAAGGGAACtcaattgttattgttatttctatttgtattaaaacatcttccttattccagaaaaatagcCAAAAGTCATTTAAATAGCCAACATTTGTCATTGCCACATTGTCATGCAAGAAATACCAAGCGGGGCGTTGTATCAAGCAGTTAAAAGCTTTGGAGAGGCCATAGCTTCTGTTGTTGCAAAGACACGAAACGCTGTGCCACAACTGTCGCCTCGAGATGAACAAAatcaaaaagataaaaatgtacaaatcaaAAAGATACAGTCAGTTCATTTTCCACACAAAAAACCTCTCATGAACTGAAGGTCCaatcaacaaaaatgttttatgtagcATGCTGGTACCAGTCCCTAaactttcaaatgaaaagttCCTACATCAAAAAATAACCATGCTGCATGAATTTAATCAGTTTCATAAATATCAAAATAGGCAAATGACTGAGTGAGCTGAAAGACAATGCTAGAACATCGATGTGTAGCAATTTTTAAAACATGGCTGACACAATCGattcaatattacattttcaggCCATTTTTGAATGTTAATTTTTATACTTATATACTTAAAAATCTGCTCATGAACCATAAGGCTGTTTGTCATGAAACTTGGTACCTAGCAAGTTTGTACTGGTCCCTAAGAAGTGTGAAAAGAGTTAGCGGCAATGTCAGTTATCATTATGCTAATCATTCGCAAACCTGCCATGTCTCAACATCGTGCTATGACATAGATGTGCACCAACTTTCAACACAATTGGAtaaaaaaacatggctgccacAAAAACATCTATATTCTGCATTttcttgtcatttttttaataaagaaatGATGTCATTGTCATTAAATCCAGACTTGTTCTATTGGCTTAATAATATTCAGAATGAAAGTGCACAGAATCATGAAGACGTTAAaatgagaacaaaaataaaataaaataaaaaattcagccTTTACACCCACTGTTCGAAACCGAAACATCGTagtcaaacacatttttgtagTTGATACTGACATGATCCGTGGTGCAGAATGAGTTTGTTCTAGTTtttaatatcattttaaaaggAGAAGTTGCTTTGTCCGCCACAAGAGGCTGTATACACAGTATTTTCAGTCTTCTAAGCAGCTGAAGCACATGACATAAATTTGGAAGTCATCAAACAATATTCCCTGGCAGACGATACACTTTTACTCTCCTCTTCATTCAGGGTCTTTATAAGAGGCCTGCACCCATAATGGCCGCTTGCGGCTATATTATTTGTTATAATCTTTGTTCTCTTGACAATACgcacaatacatttttgatgTTGTTTGTCTTTTAAAGACAGTAAGAGCAACAATATTCTTCTTTTCTGTTTGGCACTATCTGCATGTCAGGCAATGCTTGTGTGCTTTGGGCAGGCGTATTGGGGGCTTTTGTATTTATACCTCTGCTTCTGTTTGCCTTTGCTTCTGGGCTTCCTGCTGGTGCTGGAGCTCTAATGGGTCCTCCCAGAGCTGTCCGTCCGGGTCGAAGGCCTGGGGCTTCCATTCGTCCAGGAAGACGGGTGTGTATGGAGAATCCATGGCACCGAGCTGGGAGCTAAGAGCACGGGAGTGTTAATGCACTTTTTTATAGCACAGGGAATCAGAGAATCTACACTGAACCGGAGACAGAGACTGACATGGAGAATCTACATGAATGGCGGGGGGTCTGAGATCAGAATGGCGGGGGGTCTGAGATCAGAATGGTGGGCGGTCTGAGATCAGAATGGCGGGGGGTCTGAGATCAGAATGGTGGGCGGTCTGAGATCAGAATGGCGGGGGGTCTGAGATCAGAATGGCGGGGGGTCTGAGATCAGAATGGCGGGGGGTCTGAGATCAGAATGGTGGGCGGTCTGAGATCAGAATGGTGGGCGGTCTGAGATCAGAATGGCGGGGGGTCTGAGATCAGAATGGCGGGGGGTCTGAGATCAGAATGGCGGGGGGTCTGAGATCAGAATGGCGGGGGGTCTGAGATCAGAATGGTGGGCGGTCTGAGATCAGAATGGTGGGCGGTCTGAGATCAGAATGGCGGGGGGTCTGAGATCAGAATGGCGGGGCGGTCTGAGATCAGAATGGCGGGGGGTCTGAGATCAGAATGGCGGGGGGTCTGAGATCAGAATGGCGGGGGGTCTGAGATCAGAATGGCGGGTTGACTGACCGGGAGAGGGTCCAGTTGGGCCCGAGCGAGGTCCACAGCTGCTTCTCCTCGTCCGTCAGGTTGTCCTGCAGGAGGGCCACGGCCCCGCCCGTCAGCGCCGGGCTGgacacccccgcccccagggCAGGCCCTCCGGTGGTCTTCACCAGCTGGGAACACACCGCACGGCACCGCCATGACACACACGGCCCCGGCCCCGCTCCCATACTGACCCAGTCTGTCTCACCACCGCCGCTCTGCGTGATGTTTCCTCACACAAATCTATGAAGTTGGCTCTATGTTTGTTCAGGAAGTTTATCTTGCTGGAATGAATTTGTTCACGCTTTCAGATTTACTCACACGGCCAGAAATTAGACTGGCTGTCCATGCTTAGCTTTCAATCCAGCTGTCAAACCCATAATTTAATGTATAAATGTTCATATATTAAGGTCTAGCGTCGATGCATATACAGTCACCAACGGACTACTTATTGGGGACACCGTTCTCCACTGACTTGCATTAATATAGCATGTCTGTCTTTGTATAGCATATAAATGTTTAtagactgtctctctccctccctccctctccctttctctctccctccccctctctccatccctctccctccctccattctccctctctctctccctccccctctctccatccctctctctgtctctctctccctctctgtctctctttctcgctctctccccctctctctccctccccctctctccgtccctctctctgtctcgctctccctctctgtctctctttctctctctccccctctctctctccctctctctgtctctctctccctctctccctctctctcaccgtccctctctctgtctctctctctgtctctctctctccctctccctctctctctccctccctcctccatcttTGCTGAGCCTCACCAGATCCAGGGCGATGAAGAGGTGGTGCAGCAGCTCCTCTGCGTCTGGGTTTAGGATGGAGAACTTCAGCCGGTCCTGGAGAACGCACAGACAGCATCCACGGTCAGCCCCGAGGCCCAACACCTCACAGACAGCCTCCACGGTCAGCACCGAGGCCCAACACCTCACAGACAGCCTCCACGGTCAGCACCGAGGCCCAACACCGTAAGCCATGGAGCCACTCCACATGCTATTGCACTCACATCCGTGTGGAGTTCCAGCCATTAAGAAGCATCGTTATGAAAGGGATAGTTCACCAAACAAAGGAAATACTGGATTTGTTCATGTTTTACCTCAACATTTCCTGACCACATTTGATTGTTAGTACGTtagtcgccacaataagatccgcacagccgctgggcccttgagcaaggccctcaaccctgcattgctccaggggaggatggtctcccgcttagtctaatcaactgtacatcgctctggatactATTACAACATGCAgaggtaagcagaagagcatctctgaacacagtgcatcaaacctttaagtggataggccactcGGCGTATTTGGGGCTGATAACCACTGATAACGCCCATTCAGCCAGTAATAACATTTGAACCTGGtgcccattcattttcaagtgGAGCTCTGTTGAGCCTTTTTTGATTATTTGActtaaagatacaataggtaatttcggacttctaatggtcaagagaggaattgcagcaacaaacaccctcaaaccacaacatgcactgtttttgaAAGTGaacagtgacaaacgcgacagaCGTCGCcttttcatagtgttctagtaagaaaaagTTTATGAAATGTTCtctttagtgtgctgcacaacactatttatacgTTTTGGCTttgtgaagttttcactttagctaaccaactatattttCAGCAAGCAACTCATTTGGCTATGGACCTAGCTGGATATATAACGAtcatagtctaccacaaacgatgcaactgcaacttacagtttaagACAAAGGTTCcgctaaacacggatgattgaacacataaAGAGATAAAAAGGAACgcgtagctgcccaaattgcactcctgacaagtgatcactgaaactctgtatactattgcttatctagttataACGAGACCAGTTCACTATCAGTAACAGCAAGCAAATTAGCTTTTACTAGTTTCCTTCGTGCTATGACCTTCGGGCTtcctgaatttacaaatatccacctgaagcacaatgcttgtgcaatcgctactgtGTTCGTATTGCCTAGATTCTAtcataagtggatatttgtaaattcagaaTGAAAGGGCACAGAATCataaagacattaaaatgagaacaacattttttttttttgtaatataatttatggactataaacacaggcagagggtgagccaacatgtcagtgagcctttttcaatgataggaagggatttacaatggtcttgtaacaatgttttaacacaaaaaccttacctattgtacctttaatagaGCTAGTCAGTCAGCACAGTAGAACACAGAGCAGCAGCTGCATGGGTGTGTTAATAAAAGGGCACATCGCACTCATTCTCACCAGTAGACTGAAGGCGTATTTGAATTTCTGGAAGATGTCGGTGAACTCTTCCTCTGGGGGAGGCCGGGCTCTCAGAGTGAGCAGGTCATCTGCACACGACAGGAAGGAAAGAGTGATAAGCGCTCACTCTTTGAAAGGCAACCTCgtccccctctcttccctcctgcatctctctatccctctcttccctcctgcatctctctatccctctcttcctctatgGTTTCACACTGTAACGCTGCCTTATTTTGCAGGATCTGGTTCTTCTATTGCTGAATCATCAGGAttagcacaggcacacacaccctgagctcacacactctttcacagacacaccctgagctcacacactctgacacacacgcatacacatgcacatgcatacgcacacacacgcacacacacttacacacaaacgcattcacacacacacatatacacactcacactcacacgcacacacacaaacacacacactctgaaaaaatatacatacacacaaacacacacatgcttacacacacacgcatacacacacatacacacacacgcaatctgacacacacacatacacacacatgcacacaaacacacacactcacactcactcactcacacacacacacacaaacacacacacgctccctccctctttcataCCCTCCTCCATGTCTTTCTTCCTCcggctcttcttcttcttcttcctctggcTCAGCACAGTGTGGGCCTCAGCCGACCTCTGCAGCTTCCCAATAAAGGACTCGATGTCGTCGAAGCAGTGGTTCAGGATCTCCTGTGAGGTCGCCAGAGCAAGTCGTCAGGTCTATTCCTCACCAAATTTGCCTTTTCACATGTGGAAATCACCATTTTAGTTTGATAGAAAACGAAAAATATTAACTggacattttcacatgtgactggcattttttaaaatatacattgtgAATGAAAATTTCCGCGGCTGAAAAAAACGGGCAGACATcacacagagtcagagtcagaagcAGTGCTAGGGCAGACATcacacagagtcagagtcagaagcAATGCTAGGGCAGACATcacacagagtcagagtcagaagcAGTGCTAGGGCAGACATcacacagagtcagagtcagaagcAATGCTAGGGCAGACATcacacagagtcagagtcagaagcAGTGCTAGGGCAGACATcacacagagtcagagtcagaagcAGTGCTAGGGCAGACATcacacagagtcagagtcagaagcAGTGCTAGGGCAGACATcacacagagtcagagtcagaagcAGTGCTAGGGCAGACATcacacagagtcagagtcagaagcAGTGCTAGGGCAGACATCACACAGAGTCAGAGACGAGTCACCTACCACTTCTCTCTCCGCCTGTAGTAGTGAGGTGTAGGTCGGCTGAGCTCCGGAGCCATTCGCTGCGAGGAAAAAGGGGGTGTATTTACAGTTATCGACGGGCAAGGTGGACACACCAGTTATGCTGCTGAATATCTTTCTCTGTTCATACACTTCACCCATGTCTTAGCGTGGCTAACCTGGGCACAAAACCAGTGCGCTCAACAGGCCCTGGCTGTAAGACCTCCCATGACAGtaaacacaggaaatgacatcacatgAAAGCAATTAATTACATAGCAGGCTGGCAGCAATTcattaccccccctccccaaagagAACCAatgacagggacagagacaagTCGAAGCCTGACTTATGTGGACTGTGATCAGTGTGAGTCACAGGAGACCACACCTTGTGGTATCATTACATTAtaactgacgcttttatccaaagctactaacaattgatttgactaagcaggggacaatcccccctggagcaaggtgaggttagtggctacactggggtttaaaccatcaaccttctgggtcccagtcaagcttCTTAGcaactaggctgcaggctgccgtactaggctacaggctgacacTTTGGACATTGACTCCCCGTAAAGTAAAGACATAAAAGCTCAAGACAGATCCTGGCATCTCACCTTTGGGTCCTGGGTAAGGCGGGGGGTTGGACATGAAGGTCTCGGGGACACTCAAGGTCCCTGGAGGACCCATCACTCTAAAGGCTCCCGGGTTACGAGCCGCCACAGAAGGAGGGGTCCGTGACTGAGGC
It encodes the following:
- the eps8l1a gene encoding epidermal growth factor receptor kinase substrate 8-like protein 1a isoform X1: MEPQSRTPPSVAARNPGAFRVMGPPGTLSVPETFMSNPPPYPGPKANGSGAQPTYTSLLQAEREVEILNHCFDDIESFIGKLQRSAEAHTVLSQRKKKKKSRRKKDMEEDDLLTLRARPPPEEEFTDIFQKFKYAFSLLDRLKFSILNPDAEELLHHLFIALDLSGGGETDWVSMGAGPGPCVSWRCRAVCSQLVKTTGGPALGAGVSSPALTGGAVALLQDNLTDEEKQLWTSLGPNWTLSRSQLGAMDSPYTPVFLDEWKPQAFDPDGQLWEDPLELQHQQEAQKQRQTEAESDAQHKHRGHSSDEMESSSLPPEGERVYSCSYDFVARNSSELSVLQGETVEVIESSKRWWKCRNRYDQIGFVPFNILEPLSAVKNGAHKASALTHVPSKKSALSPLINTSFAYNLPSPSYISSSPTAMNSQSFPGTPTGEDGDRVMVVNDELLQRLTNGKAGSPRPMVIPRTSDTSAPLDYHSPSPEVAEWLSGKGFSKTTVDCLGVLTGAQLFSLNKEELRAVVPEEGARVYSQIMVQKALIEDKRKSTELEEVMEKQKMKVDLKMESSTL
- the eps8l1a gene encoding epidermal growth factor receptor kinase substrate 8-like protein 1a isoform X2 encodes the protein MEPQSRTPPSVAARNPGAFRVMGPPGTLSVPETFMSNPPPYPGPKANGSGAQPTYTSLLQAEREVEILNHCFDDIESFIGKLQRSAEAHTVLSQRKKKKKSRRKKDMEEDDLLTLRARPPPEEEFTDIFQKFKYAFSLLDRLKFSILNPDAEELLHHLFIALDLLVKTTGGPALGAGVSSPALTGGAVALLQDNLTDEEKQLWTSLGPNWTLSRSQLGAMDSPYTPVFLDEWKPQAFDPDGQLWEDPLELQHQQEAQKQRQTEAESDAQHKHRGHSSDEMESSSLPPEGERVYSCSYDFVARNSSELSVLQGETVEVIESSKRWWKCRNRYDQIGFVPFNILEPLSAVKNGAHKASALTHVPSKKSALSPLINTSFAYNLPSPSYISSSPTAMNSQSFPGTPTGEDGDRVMVVNDELLQRLTNGKAGSPRPMVIPRTSDTSAPLDYHSPSPEVAEWLSGKGFSKTTVDCLGVLTGAQLFSLNKEELRAVVPEEGARVYSQIMVQKALIEDKRKSTELEEVMEKQKMKVDLKMESSTL